A single region of the Acipenser ruthenus chromosome 57, fAciRut3.2 maternal haplotype, whole genome shotgun sequence genome encodes:
- the LOC117407704 gene encoding zinc finger protein ZFP2-like isoform X1, producing the protein MEAAHISPELPIRWVVSADRTVEIKEEVTELGCDQANERILQEETPPSSITERATDMKLPEVEPVPIKEETPEDLEPVHIKKEVTALEPVHMNEDSPVLQSVYIQMVVLNPITLFNVQGSQLQSLAVHQPHHTGAKPHHCNKCGKSFTHLRNFKRHQRVHTGEKPHQCNKCGKRFPDVGSLKRHQRVHTGEKPYQCDECGKCFTQSGKVKKHQRVHSGEKPHQCNACGKCFTELGRLKTHQRVHTGEKPHQCSECGKRFAVLAGLKTHQRIHTGEKPHQCNECGKSFIQSGKLKRHQRVHTGEKPHHCNDCGRSFTRLGSLKTHQLIHTGQKTHHCNTCDKRVSRSEYLKAHQHIHTGEKPHHCSDCGKRFTLLGNLKKHQLNHTDEKPHRCDTCEKSFSRSEYLKAHQRLHTGEKPHHCNDCGKSFTQLGNLTKHQRIHTGEKPHHCNYCGKCFTQSGNLKKHQRIHTGEKPHHCNECGRSFTRIDNLKMHQRIHTGEKPHHCNDCGKSFTELGNLKIHQRIHTGEKSHHCNECGRSFTRRDNLKMHQRIHTGEKPHHCNDCGKSFTELGHLKRHQLIHAAAKP; encoded by the coding sequence CTACAGATATGAAGCTTCCTGAAGTGGAACCTGTCCCCATTAAAGAAGAGACTCCAGAAGATctagagcctgtccacattaagaAAGAAGTCACAGCTCTGGAACCTGTCCACATGAACGAGGATAGTCCTGTACTACAATCAGTTTATATTCAAATGgttgttctcaatcctataaccttATTCAATGTGCAGGGTTCACAATTACAAAGTCTTGCAGTACACCAGCCACATCACACAGGAGCtaaaccacaccactgtaataaatgtggaaagagcttcactCATTTGAGAAactttaaaagacaccagcgagttcacacaggcgagaaacctCACCAGTGTAATAAATGTGGGAAGAGGTTCCCTGATGTAGGAagtcttaaaagacaccagcgagttcacacaggagagaaaccataccaGTGTGATGAGTGTGGAAAGTGCTTTACTCAATCAGGAAAAgttaaaaaacaccagcgagttcactcaggagagaaaccacaccagtGCAATGCATGTGGAAAGTGCTTTACAGAATTAGGAcgccttaaaacacaccagcgagttcacacaggagagaaaccacaccagtGTAGTGAATGTGGGAAACGCTTCGCTGTATTAGCAGGCCTTAAAACACatcagcgcattcacacaggagagaaaccacatcagTGTAATGAATGTGGAAAAAGCTTCATTCAATCAGGAAaacttaaaagacaccagcgagttcacacaggagagaagccacacCACTGTAATGATTGTGGGAGAAGTTTCACACGATTAGGAAGTCTTAAAACACACCAATTAATCCACACAGGACAGAAAACACATCACTGTAATACATGTGACAAGAGGGTCTCTCGATCAGAATATCTTAAAGcacaccagcacattcacactggagagaaaccacaccactgtaGCGATTGTGGGAAGCGCTTCACTCTATTAGgaaatcttaaaaaacaccaacTAAATCACACAGATGAGAAACCACACCGCTGTGATACATGTGAGAAGAGCTTCTCTCGATCGGAATATCTTAAAGcacaccagcgacttcacacaggagagaaaccacaccactgtaatgaTTGTGGGAAGAGCTTTACTCAATTAGGAAATCttacaaaacaccaacgaatacacacaggagagaaaccacaccactgtaatTATTGTGGGAAGTGCTTCACTCAATCAGgaaatcttaaaaaacaccaacggatacacacaggagagaaaccacaccactgtaatgaatgtggaaGAAGTTTCACTCGAATAGACAACCTTAAAAtgcaccaacgaattcacacaggagagaaaccacaccactgcaatgactgtgggaagagcttcactgAATTAGGAAATCTTAAAATACACCAACGgatacacacaggagagaaatctcaccactgtaatgaatgtgggagAAGTTTCACTCGAAGAGACAACCTTAAAAtgcaccaacgaattcacacaggagagaaaccacaccactgcaatgactgtgggaagagcttcactgAATTAGGACATCTTAAAAGACACCAATTAATTCACGCAGCAGCGAAACCCTGA
- the LOC117407704 gene encoding zinc finger protein 271-like isoform X2, producing MKLPEVEPVPIKEETPEDLEPVHIKKEVTALEPVHMNEDSPVLQSVYIQMVVLNPITLFNVQGSQLQSLAVHQPHHTGAKPHHCNKCGKSFTHLRNFKRHQRVHTGEKPHQCNKCGKRFPDVGSLKRHQRVHTGEKPYQCDECGKCFTQSGKVKKHQRVHSGEKPHQCNACGKCFTELGRLKTHQRVHTGEKPHQCSECGKRFAVLAGLKTHQRIHTGEKPHQCNECGKSFIQSGKLKRHQRVHTGEKPHHCNDCGRSFTRLGSLKTHQLIHTGQKTHHCNTCDKRVSRSEYLKAHQHIHTGEKPHHCSDCGKRFTLLGNLKKHQLNHTDEKPHRCDTCEKSFSRSEYLKAHQRLHTGEKPHHCNDCGKSFTQLGNLTKHQRIHTGEKPHHCNYCGKCFTQSGNLKKHQRIHTGEKPHHCNECGRSFTRIDNLKMHQRIHTGEKPHHCNDCGKSFTELGNLKIHQRIHTGEKSHHCNECGRSFTRRDNLKMHQRIHTGEKPHHCNDCGKSFTELGHLKRHQLIHAAAKP from the coding sequence ATGAAGCTTCCTGAAGTGGAACCTGTCCCCATTAAAGAAGAGACTCCAGAAGATctagagcctgtccacattaagaAAGAAGTCACAGCTCTGGAACCTGTCCACATGAACGAGGATAGTCCTGTACTACAATCAGTTTATATTCAAATGgttgttctcaatcctataaccttATTCAATGTGCAGGGTTCACAATTACAAAGTCTTGCAGTACACCAGCCACATCACACAGGAGCtaaaccacaccactgtaataaatgtggaaagagcttcactCATTTGAGAAactttaaaagacaccagcgagttcacacaggcgagaaacctCACCAGTGTAATAAATGTGGGAAGAGGTTCCCTGATGTAGGAagtcttaaaagacaccagcgagttcacacaggagagaaaccataccaGTGTGATGAGTGTGGAAAGTGCTTTACTCAATCAGGAAAAgttaaaaaacaccagcgagttcactcaggagagaaaccacaccagtGCAATGCATGTGGAAAGTGCTTTACAGAATTAGGAcgccttaaaacacaccagcgagttcacacaggagagaaaccacaccagtGTAGTGAATGTGGGAAACGCTTCGCTGTATTAGCAGGCCTTAAAACACatcagcgcattcacacaggagagaaaccacatcagTGTAATGAATGTGGAAAAAGCTTCATTCAATCAGGAAaacttaaaagacaccagcgagttcacacaggagagaagccacacCACTGTAATGATTGTGGGAGAAGTTTCACACGATTAGGAAGTCTTAAAACACACCAATTAATCCACACAGGACAGAAAACACATCACTGTAATACATGTGACAAGAGGGTCTCTCGATCAGAATATCTTAAAGcacaccagcacattcacactggagagaaaccacaccactgtaGCGATTGTGGGAAGCGCTTCACTCTATTAGgaaatcttaaaaaacaccaacTAAATCACACAGATGAGAAACCACACCGCTGTGATACATGTGAGAAGAGCTTCTCTCGATCGGAATATCTTAAAGcacaccagcgacttcacacaggagagaaaccacaccactgtaatgaTTGTGGGAAGAGCTTTACTCAATTAGGAAATCttacaaaacaccaacgaatacacacaggagagaaaccacaccactgtaatTATTGTGGGAAGTGCTTCACTCAATCAGgaaatcttaaaaaacaccaacggatacacacaggagagaaaccacaccactgtaatgaatgtggaaGAAGTTTCACTCGAATAGACAACCTTAAAAtgcaccaacgaattcacacaggagagaaaccacaccactgcaatgactgtgggaagagcttcactgAATTAGGAAATCTTAAAATACACCAACGgatacacacaggagagaaatctcaccactgtaatgaatgtgggagAAGTTTCACTCGAAGAGACAACCTTAAAAtgcaccaacgaattcacacaggagagaaaccacaccactgcaatgactgtgggaagagcttcactgAATTAGGACATCTTAAAAGACACCAATTAATTCACGCAGCAGCGAAACCCTGA
- the LOC117407669 gene encoding zinc finger protein 436-like isoform X7, with amino-acid sequence MEAAHISPELPIRWVVSADRTVEIKEEVTELGCDQANERILQEETPPSSITERGIGMKLVRLGRREESEMASSHIKVETPELEPVLIKEESPVLESVHIKDSVILNRQQQTGTGKTPYNCHECGADFRHHSTVKHHLRVLKVQLGYPCERQDSEMEPVHIKEELPELDPVHVKEELPELEPVHITEETPALEPVQINEESPEVESAEREHLSASIVDEGEHDATPSPRCKNSSSGKPQRKKHRETIPQEEHLKTLRVQIPSVQDRQPLTLESTETAHSVCVNNSETRGNLKTLPCSTEDGKSSWQLGSHKTHKGNHTGGTPFPCADCGKSFSRLSSLKRHQRSHTGEKPHHCNECEKRFSRLDYLKHHQRIHTGEKPHHCNDCGMRFTYLAHPKKHQHIHTGEKPHHCNECGMCFIYLSYLQKHRNIHTGEKPHACNECGRRFNRIESVKRHQHSHTGEKPHHCNECEKSFSQLQHLKNHQRIHTGEKPYRCKYCGKCFTELGHLKRHKQIHTGDKPHHCNDCGKRFSELGQLKRHERVHTGDKPHHCNDCGKSFIELGQLKRHERFHTGEKPHQCNDCGKRFTESGYLTRHQQIHREKPHHCNECGRSFTRADSFKRHQRIHTGKKPGFSWWGNFKNQEILTRQKPCH; translated from the exons atggaagcagctcacatcagcccagagcttcctattcgatgggttgtttctgcagacaggaccgttgagatcaaggaggaagtgactgagctggggtgtgaccaggccaatgagcggatcctgcaggaggaaacgccaccttctagcatcactgagagag gTATTGGTATGAAATTGGTACGTCTTGGTAGAAGAGAAGAATCAGAAATGGCATCTTCTCACATTAAAGTGGAGACTCCTGAACTGGAACCTGTCctcattaaagaggagagtcctgtgctagaatcagtccatattaaagattCAGTAATCCTGAACAGACAGCAGCAAACAGGcactggaaagactccatataacTGTCATGAATGCGGGGCAGATTTCAGACACCACAGCACCGTGAAACACCACCTGCGAGTTCTGAAGGTACAGCTGGGTTATCCTTGTGAAAGGCAGGATTCAGagatggagcctgtccacattaaagaggagcttCCTGAACTAGACCCTGTCCATGTGAAAGAGGAACTTCCTGAGCTGGAACCTGTCCACATTACAGAGGAGACCCCGGCACTTGAACCTGTCCAGATTAACGAGGAAAGTCCCGAGGTAGAATCAGCAGAACGTGAACACCTTTCAG CTTCTatagtagatgaaggagaacacgacgcCACTCCATCACCCCGctgcaaaaactcttctagtgGCAAACCACAGcgcaagaaacacagagagacgATACCCCAagaagaacatttaaaaacattgagaGTTCAAATTCCCTCTGTACAAGACAGACAACCACTTACTCTGGAGAGTACAGAGACTGCACATTCTGTGTGTGTGAACAATTCTGAAACACggggcaacttgaagaccttgccttGTTCTACTGAAGATGGAAAGAGTTCCTGGCAATTAGGCTCTCAtaaaactcacaagggaaatcacACAGGAGGGACTCCGTttccctgtgctgattgtgggaagagtttcagtcgtttATCATCCCTTAAAAGACACCAAcgcagtcacacaggagagaaaccgcaccactgtaatgaatgtgagaAGAGGTTCTCTCGATTAGACTATCTTAAAcatcaccagcgaattcacacaggagagaaaccacatcacTGTAATGATTGTGGAATGCGTTTCACTTATTTAGCACATCCTAAAAAACACCAacacattcacacaggagagaaaccacatcactgtaatgaatgtggaatgtgcttcatttatttatcatatcttcaaaaacacagaaacattcacacaggagagaaaccacacgcCTGTAATGAATGTGGGAGGCGTTTCAATCGAATAGAGAGTGTTAAAAGGCACCAGCActctcacacaggagagaaaccacatcactgtaatgaatgtgaaaAGAGCTTCTCTCAGTTACAACATCTTAAAaatcaccagcgaattcacacaggagagaaaccataccgCTGTAAATATTGTGGCAAGTGCTTTACTGAATTAGGACAtcttaaaagacacaaacaaattcacacaggagataaaccacaccactgtaatgaTTGTGGGAAACGCTTTAGTGAATTAGGACAACTTAAAAGGCATGaacgagttcacacaggagataaaccacaccactgtaatgaTTGCGGGAAGAGCTTTATTGAATTAGGACAACTTAAAAGACACGAACGAtttcacacaggcgagaaaccaCACCAGTGTAATGATTGTGGGAAGCGCTTCACTGAATCAGGATATCTTACAAGACACCAACAAATTCACAgagagaaaccacaccactgtaatgaatgtgggagAAGTTTCACTCGAGCAGACAgctttaaaagacaccagcgaattcacacaggaaagaaaccagGTTTCAGCTGGTGGGGAAACTTTAAAAACCAGGAAATTCTCACAAGACAAAAACCCTGTCACTAA
- the LOC117407669 gene encoding zinc finger protein 436-like isoform X4, giving the protein MLQSVAVQRNSYYKVRTDQPHSKEVSEMEAAHISPELPIRWVVSADRTVEIKEEVTELGCDQANERILQEETPPSSITERGIGMKLVRLGRREESEMASSHIKVETPELEPVLIKEESPVLESVHIKDSVILNRQQQTGTGKTPYNCHECGADFRHHSTVKHHLRVLKVQLGYPCERQDSEMEPVHIKEELPELDPVHVKEELPELEPVHITEETPALEPVQINEESPEVESAEREHLSASIVDEGEHDATPSPRCKNSSSGKPQRKKHRETIPQEEHLKTLRVQIPSVQDRQPLTLESTETAHSVCVNNSETRGNLKTLPCSTEDGKSSWQLGSHKTHKGNHTGGTPFPCADCGKSFSRLSSLKRHQRSHTGEKPHHCNECEKRFSRLDYLKHHQRIHTGEKPHHCNDCGMRFTYLAHPKKHQHIHTGEKPHHCNECGMCFIYLSYLQKHRNIHTGEKPHACNECGRRFNRIESVKRHQHSHTGEKPHHCNECEKSFSQLQHLKNHQRIHTGEKPYRCKYCGKCFTELGHLKRHKQIHTGDKPHHCNDCGKRFSELGQLKRHERVHTGDKPHHCNDCGKSFIELGQLKRHERFHTGEKPHQCNDCGKRFTESGYLTRHQQIHREKPHHCNECGRSFTRADSFKRHQRIHTGKKPGFSWWGNFKNQEILTRQKPCH; this is encoded by the exons ATGCTTCAGTCTGTTGCAGTACAGAGGAATTCATATTACAAAG TGAGAACGGATCAGCCTCACTCAAAGGAAGTTTCtgagatggaagcagctcacatcagcccagagcttcctattcgatgggttgtttctgcagacaggaccgttgagatcaaggaggaagtgactgagctggggtgtgaccaggccaatgagcggatcctgcaggaggaaacgccaccttctagcatcactgagagag gTATTGGTATGAAATTGGTACGTCTTGGTAGAAGAGAAGAATCAGAAATGGCATCTTCTCACATTAAAGTGGAGACTCCTGAACTGGAACCTGTCctcattaaagaggagagtcctgtgctagaatcagtccatattaaagattCAGTAATCCTGAACAGACAGCAGCAAACAGGcactggaaagactccatataacTGTCATGAATGCGGGGCAGATTTCAGACACCACAGCACCGTGAAACACCACCTGCGAGTTCTGAAGGTACAGCTGGGTTATCCTTGTGAAAGGCAGGATTCAGagatggagcctgtccacattaaagaggagcttCCTGAACTAGACCCTGTCCATGTGAAAGAGGAACTTCCTGAGCTGGAACCTGTCCACATTACAGAGGAGACCCCGGCACTTGAACCTGTCCAGATTAACGAGGAAAGTCCCGAGGTAGAATCAGCAGAACGTGAACACCTTTCAG CTTCTatagtagatgaaggagaacacgacgcCACTCCATCACCCCGctgcaaaaactcttctagtgGCAAACCACAGcgcaagaaacacagagagacgATACCCCAagaagaacatttaaaaacattgagaGTTCAAATTCCCTCTGTACAAGACAGACAACCACTTACTCTGGAGAGTACAGAGACTGCACATTCTGTGTGTGTGAACAATTCTGAAACACggggcaacttgaagaccttgccttGTTCTACTGAAGATGGAAAGAGTTCCTGGCAATTAGGCTCTCAtaaaactcacaagggaaatcacACAGGAGGGACTCCGTttccctgtgctgattgtgggaagagtttcagtcgtttATCATCCCTTAAAAGACACCAAcgcagtcacacaggagagaaaccgcaccactgtaatgaatgtgagaAGAGGTTCTCTCGATTAGACTATCTTAAAcatcaccagcgaattcacacaggagagaaaccacatcacTGTAATGATTGTGGAATGCGTTTCACTTATTTAGCACATCCTAAAAAACACCAacacattcacacaggagagaaaccacatcactgtaatgaatgtggaatgtgcttcatttatttatcatatcttcaaaaacacagaaacattcacacaggagagaaaccacacgcCTGTAATGAATGTGGGAGGCGTTTCAATCGAATAGAGAGTGTTAAAAGGCACCAGCActctcacacaggagagaaaccacatcactgtaatgaatgtgaaaAGAGCTTCTCTCAGTTACAACATCTTAAAaatcaccagcgaattcacacaggagagaaaccataccgCTGTAAATATTGTGGCAAGTGCTTTACTGAATTAGGACAtcttaaaagacacaaacaaattcacacaggagataaaccacaccactgtaatgaTTGTGGGAAACGCTTTAGTGAATTAGGACAACTTAAAAGGCATGaacgagttcacacaggagataaaccacaccactgtaatgaTTGCGGGAAGAGCTTTATTGAATTAGGACAACTTAAAAGACACGAACGAtttcacacaggcgagaaaccaCACCAGTGTAATGATTGTGGGAAGCGCTTCACTGAATCAGGATATCTTACAAGACACCAACAAATTCACAgagagaaaccacaccactgtaatgaatgtgggagAAGTTTCACTCGAGCAGACAgctttaaaagacaccagcgaattcacacaggaaagaaaccagGTTTCAGCTGGTGGGGAAACTTTAAAAACCAGGAAATTCTCACAAGACAAAAACCCTGTCACTAA
- the LOC131724846 gene encoding zinc finger protein 391-like, whose protein sequence is MEVSVSVSFFQDELASTIEHAVKAAVDTVLCQITKVVGGKFTEFRMEMAGKEKENESLKLRLEISESELKAVRECMNAADADIKQPLRNMNPDCNEQDFQRNENQGLFQDPKESHAVPKSEAQEGPRMEAVYTQEEPFDQEWCASLKQVTELTCVKDEEVPRLECVPIKEEFIEQECVPIAEEVPTENNVCTLEENNQLGSSLCDDCPPECELGFRAAKGYLTGDAPFPCADCGKSFSCLSQLKRHQVVHTGEKPYHCCECGRSFTQLGNLKTHQRLHTGEKPHQCNDCGKCFTLLGNLKKHQRVHTVQKPNDCNVCGRRFTQLGSLKRHQLIHTGDKPHHCNYCGKSFTLLQSLTKHQQIHTGDKPHHCNECGRSFSQLRSLKRHQLIHTGEKPHHCNKCEKRFSRSEYLKDHQRIHTGEKPHVCNDCGKSFRQLRSLKIHQLLHAAVKP, encoded by the exons atggaggtcagcgtctccgtgtcgttctttcaagacgagctcgcctctaccatcgagcacgcagtgaaagcggctgtagacaccgtcttgtgccaaatcacaaaagttgtcggcggcaaattcactgaattccgaatggaaatggctggaaaggagaaagagaatgaaagtctgaagctgagattggaaatatcagagagcgagttgaaagcagtgcgggaatgcatgaacgctgcagatgcagacattaaacaacctctcagaaacatgaaccccgactgcaatgaacaagactttcagaggaacgagaaccagggattatttcaag atcccaaagagagccatgctgtacctaaatctgaagcacaggaggggccaaggatggaagcagtttacacacaagaggagccctttgaccaggagtggtgtgcaagtctaaagcaggttacagagctgacatgtgttaaagatgaagaggtccctcgactggaatgtgttcctattaaagaggaattcatagaacaggaatgtgtccccatcgcagaggaagttcctactgaaaataatgtctgtacacttgaggagaacaaccagctgggatccagcctgtgtgatgattgtccacctgaatgtgaactgggatttagag CTGCTAAAGGATATCTCACAGGAGATGCTccatttccctgtgctgattgtgggaagagtttcagttgttTATCACAGCTTAAAAGACACCAGGTtgttcatacaggagagaaaccgtatcactgctgtgagtgtgggaggagtttcacacAGTTGGGAAATCTCAAAACACACCAGCgtcttcacacaggagagaaaccacaccagtGTAATGATTGTGGGAAGTGCTTCACTCTATTAGgaaatcttaaaaaacaccaacGAGTACACACAGTTCAGAAACCAAACGACTGTAATGTATGTGGGAGACGTTTCACTCAATTAGGAAGTCTTAAAAGACACCAACTAATTCACACAGGCGACAAACCACACCACTGTAATtattgtgggaagagcttcactTTATTACAAAGTCttacaaaacaccaacaaattcacacaggagacaaaccacaccactgtaatgaatgtggtaGGAGCTTCAGTCAATTAAGAAGTCTTAAAAGACACCAACTaattcacacaggcgagaaaccaCACCACTGCAATAAATGTGAGAAGAGGTTCTCTCGATCAGAATATCTTAAAGatcaccagcgcattcacactggagagaaaccacacgtctgtaatgactgtgggaagagcttccgTCAATTAAGAAGTCTTAAAATACACCAACTACTTCACGCAGCAGTGAAGCCCTGA